The region ACAAACTTatcaaatttttgttttgatgtGATACTTTAGTACACAGACCCCAGAGTGAATGTTCACATCAGTGTCTAAGCTGAGTATGAATAATATGCTTTACAACTCAAATATTTTAGCTGCTATTATGAATAGAGATGAAAGGAAGGTTTAATTGTGTTAATGAAAGTATGATAATTCTTTTGTTGTTACGTTCGGATATAATGATTGATATAAATGTTGATAATTTAATGTGTATTTCAGAGGAGATGATTGAAACTGGTACAGATGATGGAAATGAAGTTGAAAGCCAAGAAAATGACATTGAGAATCAAGGAAATGAAGTTGAGAGTCAAGAAATGGACACGACACAAAGCGGTTGTGATTCAACTGAGAATGAAAGACATATCATTGAAGCAGCTGCTACTGCTGCAGTTGTCACAGACATACAGGAAGATAATGAATGTAACAGCATACACCAGCAAACACCAACACCTGACAAATTTCTCCCTTACCAGTGCCGAGCTTGTAGAGTTGTACTTGACTCAAATCCAGCCCTTCGAGACCATTTGAAATCTCATATAGGGGCTATGCCACATAGGTGTGGTTTGTGTATTTTTGCAACTCGCACTAGGAACAATCTGCAAGAACATATGATGGTGAAACATGGTAAGAGACTTGATGTAACTTTATCCAGAAAGGTAACTCTTGAAGATAGTAGTAATACTCCCATGGAAGTGAACGATGAAAATAACTTACAGGCAGTAGCTGAAAGTGTTGATGACATGCAGTCAGAACCAACAGCTGAACAGGTAAGTGTACATTAGCCAGTTTTCGTTTTACAATCAATGAATAATTTTTTACAATCAATGTTTAAAAACAGAATGTAGAATTCAGTACAGCTTACCAGACAGTACCATCCGTATCACTCTGTAACAATGACTGTTTTTCTATTTAAAAACAGAATGTAGAATTCAGTACAGCTTACCAGACAGTACCATCTCTATCACTCTGTAACAATGACTGTTTTTCTATTTAAAAACAGAATGTAGAATTCAGTACAGCTTACCAGACAGTACCATCTCTATCACTCTGTAACAATGACTGTTTTTCTATTTTAAAACAGAATGTAGAATTCAGTACAGCTTACCAGACAGTACCATCTGTATCACTCTGTAACAATGACTGTTTTTCTATTTAAAAACAGAATGTAGAATTCAGTACAGCTTACCAGCAGTTCCTAGAAATGCAGGATACTACCAGTTCTTTTGATCCAGAAGGTATTAATATCCATGGCTATAAGGATACTTATCAGTGTAGTATATGTGATAAATGTTTCCGTGGTAAGAGTTACCTCAGAACTCATCTACGCAAGCATACAGGTGAGATGTTTTAATCTTCTGGTGTGTTTTGTTTGACACAGTCATTATTTTGTAGTTACAAGGATTGTTGCATGTAATGAATTTATAGGCATGATATGGATGATTCATTGTATATACCAAagtattttatacaaatatctGCATTTAAATTTCAGTCAAAGACAGCAGATACACACAATGAAAGTCTTTGAACACTTTTAAAAAACTGAGTGTATTGTATGAAATTGTTTCATGTATCttgtgtatgtgatgtgtgtatgtacatgtatgtgtgtgtgtgtatgtatgtatgtatgtatgtatgtatgtatgtgtgtgtgtatatgtgtatcatatgtatgtgtgtgtatgcatgtatgtatacgtatgtgtgTAATAAAGGCCATCCAGGTCAATACACACCGATTTAGGAGGAGTGTATTGCCccggatggcatttatcttgtacctCGGCTAAGTatttaatggtgttatattcTTCCCAGGAAGAACTTCATACACTCAtcgtttatgttttgattttcaataaGACACCCAGATTCCAAAGTGACTTCCAATTGAAGCTGAAACATGTCAACAAACTGGATacacgcctgtgtcaacattcaatgtcacacatgtatatcgctatgttgcatgacgaaaatagcaattacggtaccactatgtatttgctTGATGTTATTATGCCGGAAATTCATACTACAAtctactcaatacaatcacatccatcatgtttgtgcaactagtgatatgaaatataatcaccactgataaaacaaaacatggctactgacatcaaaagtacaactttcagcgaaattgtttatttgtgtctATTGTTTACTTGTGTCTATTAAACAAGACTAGCAtaaagaaacagcatattaattacatgcaaatgaaatacaccattcaaacttttgaaatattgtgtattacgaagcaatagtATCGTCTACCTCTTGCAAGATGTAGTAAAAAACACAATTCAAACTACAATACAgtccacaattattgtgacttATTTATCCATTCCGTCTTCATCCCTCTCCTCGGTCCAACTATTTCAAACTTTGCATGATGAGCTactatttttctgtgtatttttcgGTACACTTGCCTTCAGTTTCTGATCTATGTCGTCAGCTGTCATAACAGCAAACTGTCGCTTTCTCCCTGCCATTATACTGTCTACTGTACCTTGCAAGTTGTAGTATGTGTcttttattcaccttctaaatacactctgagattatgtttattattacgaaaatagtgttcaCCGTTTGAACagaagtcttatctgttcagtcacaatcaggggtcatgtttttgttatgattgtctgtgTCTAATCACTCTTCACTGGATGGCATTAATTGGATGGCATACACAAAAAATACACTTCCACCACTGGCATTTGATAAATTAGTtactctgctgatacaccggtcttcatgattttccctgattggtcaatagcctcatttgtaactgttaGTCAAAATTTAACACCCAcgccggagtacaagtatgtatgtatgtatgtatgtatgtatgtatgtatgtatgtatgtatgtatgtgtgtgtgcatttatgtatgtatgtatgtatgtaatataaatCATGTATCTGTATAAAATGGTTTAGgcacatttgtatttttcaaggaaaaacataaaactaaacaaaataaatggaTTTTAGCAGTTAGGTTGGCCATTGTCACCCCATTTTAGACAGTCTCCTCTATTGAAAAATGTAACTTTCCTTGTCACAGTTGACCAAGTCAGACTGCATTCAACACTTGAACTTGACTTTTAGACAAAGAGAACTGTAATGAGTCATGTGTAACTTCCTAAAGTCAAGGTTTAAGAATGCATTACAATATTGTTGAAGGTTGGCCAAGCCTCTGATATTTACTGTGTATGGCATTAGATGTATGAACTCATGCATGAATACTTCTCAGACAGTACTTAATTGTTATTACAACTTCTCaatgacatttatttacaacatttgtatgttttgtgtttattaccCTAATTTGTCAACAGGGGAAAAACCATTTGTGTGTTCATACTGTCCAAAGAGATTCCGATGTAAAGACTTCCTCAACAAACATCTTCTAATTCACACCAATGAAAGAAGATACAAGTGTGGTGAATGTGGTAAACTCTACAAACGTATTACTCATGTCAAAGAGCATCTACGGATCCAttcaaatgaaagaccattcaCCTGTATACATTGCAATAAAGGATTCAAGACAAAGGTAGTAATGCACACTGTGATACCACTGTATACAATGTCACTTTAATGTGTTAGCATTCCAGTACACCTAGACAGATTCATGTCTATATTAATGTGGAAATGATAACCTTGTACAGATTGTTGTGGATGCATAGATACATATCATCACACTAGTAAGACTAGCGTTGCACATGTATATACCCCCCAGTATAGTGGTACAATTAGAGTTACACAGATATGTAGTATGATAAGGGTAACTAGAGTTACAAATGTATAAGATATGTAACTGCACATGGGAAGTGCTAGACCTAGCACTCTGTTCCATGCACTTTTGCAGTTTCAGTAcccctacatacatgtatgtatacattatcaGAATGGTAAATCTAGCGTTGCACATATGTACCTTTGGTATTATCATACTGCAATGCCTAGAGTTGCACAATACTATACTAATCTTTGCAGCCCGGATATGGCTTTTGTGGACTGAGGTTGTATGACTGAATGACCCAACTTTAGGATGGCCCATAAGTCATACTACCAAGGTCCACATATCCATAaagattttatcatatatccTTGTAGTgacatgaatacattatttaaatCACATAACCACAAAAATTGAcagtgaaacattattttatgctCAAAAACATATCTTGAGAAAATATCATAACCGAATCACTGGGCAAACATATTGACAAGCTCatatttaccatatttgggcattgACAAGCGCAGcacttaccatatttgggcaaagtgtgccagggtgtgatacagaaaatttgatttgatttgatacaCACGCTGGCCATTGAATTACATAAGAAGGAATACTGGGTATACGATACTAACATACATATTATGTCTTTTATTTTTCAGACCATACTGAATACTCACATGAAAATCCACAATGCTGACTTATCATGGAAATGTCAATATTGTCCTAAAGCTTTCAGGGAAAAAGCTTCAGTCATCAGACATGAAAGAAGTCATACAGGAGAAAAACCATTCAAATGTGAGCGCTGTGGACGGGCATTTGCAGAACACGGAACACTATCCAGGCATAGGAGAGCCAAAAGTAtggaaacaatttattttgcatATACCACATGTGacaaattcataatttattgtaaCATGCAACTGATTCTCACAAATATTCAAGATATGAAAAAAACCAAGACTTGATAATGGGCTATGTTTCAATTCCGGGGTCatcacattaatgttatcttaataaagattacatgggatcatttgtttgttctaaaccaactttttctatagctccattttttaaatgaaaatttcaagCATGGTCCAAAAGCCTTTTAACTTTCAATTGTGAGTGCTTAGTGATCTTACTTTCAGTTGACAGTTTCTGAGTATGATGGTTGCATGTTGTTGATTTTCATACTGCCCTACAGGAATCAATTTGGAGTCCTCCAAATGTATTATGatcaaaatatcaatgttttctGTTCATTGTACATCACAATATGTCTTTTTCATTGATTCTGCACTGTATGAAGTTAAAACGAccaaaatctgtatttttttaatcagTTTATTTCTTATACAGTCattattattttccaatatttgtctttattcTGTGATGAAATTCTCATATTATGACCTGTGGtatttgtcactacttgtcattaGGGTCCTTTTTGTCACTCATATTTTAATcaactgaacaaagaaaaaaattttggaatacatgtaatatataatctcaaaacatgtattatttatagtgtacgtataaaaataaatgactcATGTACATATTGATGGCGGAAGGCAAGAAGCAGTTGAAATCAGCAAATAATTCAGCAAATTATGATACTGATAGAATTACTATGATGACATAATCCCAAAAAACGGGAGTTGTGGCGCACTCAGGGTATTTGctcgagtgcttgcagtgttctctgcacccatACTTTCACAAGTGTGACGAGTGAaggtgcagcagaaaacactgcaagcatgaatgcaaatacccctgagtacccacacaggaactcatgtggcatggggttctgtaattattacatatgtttatctcaAATGGCAAATCATACAGAGCTTGATCACGCAATTTCATGTGTAGTGAACGATCATGAcctcatttgaatatcatttgcAAGCAGGTATGCAAtacataatgttttcagtattgcactgcagtgaaaataccactagtatgcacatgcACCAATGCAAATAATCCCTGGTGAATTAGTAACATATGTAATCATTCATAGATCCCAAGAAGGGAAATCAACTTCATGAAAATTCACACCTTGACTGCAGATATACCTTTCTCAAGATTAAAGATTGCATCTCTGCTAATCCATAAAGTTAATATttgatcaatctgattaaaatccaatgtagatgCCAGCTAATTGTTCATTGTTACCAAAGTAAACTAACAATGAACAATTAGCAGActtctacatcggattttaaccagattgatatttgatatacatACCTTTTAGATCCTAAGAATGGAAATTGGTTTTAGCCAGacaataatttatcatttcataatttattctTTCCTCAATATAGTACCTTGCAAAGGAGGAGATCTATCAGTGATGGAAACTGCACCTGCTAATGTTGCAACTAAAATCAGCTCAGAAAGTGATGTAGTAACAGTAGCAGCATCTGACACTGATGGTGTCACTGAAGATAGTACTGCAGCTGCGTCAGTGTTAGCAGAGTTTTCATCTGTGGTTGCCAACACACAGGAATACATTGTCAACATTGTAGAGAGTACACCAGAACAGTCAACAGGTACATCCAATGTGGAGGATGTCATACAAACCGTTATTTTGACTGAGTCCATGCTCtcacaagaacaacaacaacaacaacaacaacaacaacaacagagtgAACAAGAGGAAGAAGGGGAAGTACAGCGTGATGAACACCATCATATCCAAGAAGAACAACAACATGGAATAACACATCATCATGAAGTCTCTGGTAATTTGAAAATGGAAATTTAAAGTATCTGTGACTCCTATTGAAGagtttaaaactatatatatctactatgCTGTCATTGCTCTATTTAGCCCCATTGCCAGTGCTTCAGGTGGCTTCATTAATTTGAATTATCCATCCCACCTGTTAAACTCACTGCCTCTGTCGTACTTCTCTCATTCAATTCAAAACTAGCACAAACATGAGGTACTTtaggggaagggggggggggggagcactTGCTTGTCTatcaatttgttttacattCTGGTCATATTTGTTCAATTGCCTGCATGAAAATCAAAAGATCCAACAAGTTTCATACTTCTGACATGACCACTATTTACACAGGTTATAATAGTACCAATAATACTGGTCATGTTATGATGTTAGAGTCAAGTGTTTGGAGTTTACTGGCAAAATTAGATCTTGAAAATGGTGACTAGATACACAccattagactgtcgacagtcgttcgtgccttttttgctacgtttcatctcgCTCTGTAGCACTGAAtataatgcgtactgataggaactgtgaGTGCCAAAGGCACAAACAGTTCGTGACTGCAGCAATCGGCACTCACTAATCAatacgcggttatagtattgctcctgATCAGAGCAAagcaacgactttagttttagataaaaggtagcaaaaaggcacgaacgactgtcgacagtctaatacATCATCAAAGTCAACACTCACTGTCTAAACATCTTATTATTTTTGTACACCCTAGTTAATGAACTTGAAAgtgatgttgccatggtaacagaagAGTCTGGAGTACAGGAAATGCCACACCCCATTGCTGTGACAGATGCTATGAATGGTATGATGGTAGCGATGAAGGCTAATCATGGCGTCAGGGGAAATGAAGTATCTATTGTCACCACGGAAACAGATGAAAACCCTGAACTAGAGACAGTTGTCattgaaatgtaaacttaaaggaaaagtccagtcaagtttatttctgtcttcagtacacttgtattaattactgctgtcaacttaaaaggaaaagtccaatcaagctatcaacttacataaattatgatttgggggtgataaaataacaccttGGTAAGTTATTCAACATATGAAATCTTGTTATTGATGTAAAGCAAACCCTACTGCACTTGCATGAGTTTCGTCACTTTTGGAGATTTCCTGCAAAGGTTTGTGGGAAAACCttgcaggaaatgacatcatagttaccACAATATATGTCAAGCCAAGACAAAGAGATTATAAAGAAAAGTAATACTTTACTACATTCCTGCCaacttttcattttatcaatgcAAACTAATGAGTCTAAAGGGAAGTGCTATAGTTTTTGctatgctgtaagtaagaaaagTGTCATTCACTTTGACTATCAAACATCACAGTTTTGTTGCCAAATACCGTACTTACGGTTTCCTTctacactaacactgaacccatgagggtcagctctcactggacttcttgggagacaaatACAGAACTatacagtataaataaaatattgttattattactttaattagatcttacttttatcatttgAGATAAGTGTTATAGTGAAGAAGGTATTTCAGAAGAAACATTCATTTGATGGCAGTTACTTTATCAGGACTACCAAAACAATTGTATCAGTAGTTAAATCTTCAACTAGTGTTGCTCCTTAGTTGGGTACACAATTGTGAAATTCTAAGGTAACAAAAATATATCTTGGCATTTTGGGCAATGCATTTAATGATTTGTTGTATACACTGAAccttttttttgtcatttcaacATGGGAGATAAGGTTGAGATAATTGCCTACATATTGACTTACTGCCAAAGATAGCCAACAGTACTGCTACTTATGGAATGATGTGATATGTGGTGCTGTTACTACTAAACCAGAGTGATTATAGAGTTTCACTAAGGCACCGACATGTTATTTACATCCCACATAATGGTTTTTTGTTTCAacttacagaaaacaaattcaGACACTTATAATCTGccagcatataaaatgatacatttgatctcactgtgaacaaaaATCAATGTCTCTATTGAATGAAATGAGGAAGATTCAAATGCaaactgtgtacattttgtatttgcattCACAGTAAGATAAAGTATAGCCTTTCATATGTGTGAGTGAGGGCTATCAGTACCTTTTTGTCTGTGTaatacataacaaaatacattgtgCCACTAATTGAAACTCTAGTCTTTCAGGTTTGGTAGTATGTTGTGTTGATTGTCAATTTTATTGTCTTTGTATCTAGCCAGTCAGAGTCCATTGCACTCCTCATGACGTTGTCAAAGGTTTATCATTGATTTTTTGTGTTACAAAgatttgtacatatttatatcatttacaATTGTATCTCACAGAGAGGTTTTAAGGCTGCATGTGTACATGGTTTGAGTGCTGTTTTGACAACTTTAAATAATCGTATCCTGTTAGTGTATCATGCATATATTATTGATGTTCTATTGTCATAATTAACCCTTGATTCcattgtttatttatgtatttattttgtttgtgtttgttttcattttgattgttgttttgacaactttgaaaaaaatattatttgtactGCAGTAATTTTAAGagtattttgtgtaataaaaTTTTGAGTTAATTATAGTAAAATGAGTgcagtaatttgttttacaCAAAACTAGTCCTGGGATGATAGACATTCattatttcttatatttttaatataaaGTAGCCTTACTTGTTGTGGTACACACATTGGATTGATCATTAAtcatggggtggggggtggggggtggtggtAAAGTGCGCCTTCAATGCCAACTATTTTAGTTTCATTACACTTCAATTGCTAATGTCAATTTGTCAAGGCTTAATGTTCTTGACCTGAAGTGCACTTGACCAGAACTAACTTTACATGAATCTGAATCCATTTCAAAcctaagaaaaaaaatctgtaactgtaaatcaattaatcacctgttgatataatatataattatacacttttAAAGACTTCATACTCAAGATAAACTGTTGTTACTTGGTCACACAATTGACAGTGTGTTCCATGTAATCTATGAGTAAAgtacaaaacacacacaatgcTGTCAAAGTGCTCAGTCTTCTTCTAGATAAATTACACATTATCCAGGGAAACTAAAGCATTTCAGATTAGGATACCAGAATACAGTTTGGGAGATAAAATCATCattaaaatattgcaaaaatttTCTATCTTTATCTCATCTAATTCCTACAATGTTTAGTCAAGTACATCTAATGTGATATTATCTAGGTtcataccaaattatatgaaccGTCTTTTCATGTTTATATCTGAAATTGTTCCTatggtttattacaaattactgttcaaattacaatgtatgtcagGTCATgcaaatttctcaaaaaataatgacaaattacTGCATTTTTGCCAAAACTTCCATTAATGCAATTTATCTAAGTCCAATAATGTTGAAAATTAGCTGACATTTCTGGAATGGCCCTTCAATTCTATGAAAGTTTAGTACAAGATGTAAACACAATTCTCTGTTGTGATAGTGATTACTTAactgaattatttatttattttgtttgtttattttgggttttttccATTTATCATGGTGTCTACcttgaatttgaattaaaatattttgattttcagggtTTATGtctgtctagcaacatgactgAAGATCCAGTAGTGGTATAGGCatagtgaagtgtgtgtgtgtgtgtgtgtgtgggggggggggggctttaaaGTTAAGATATAGTAACTGttagtgatattcaaattttgtaaGAATTATGAACAATTATGAAAACATATCCATGCAGTCAAAAAAAGATTGATATCTCAGCCATGATTATATATACATAGCCAACAACCAAATTCAGCCATCAGATTTTATAAGTGAAAGTGTCATTACAGCAGATTAGACTATATACTTTtactgtaaataaaaacaacaaactacAGGTTAGTACTAGCATCAGAAGTCATCCAGTTCATACAAGGCATAATGAGCTTCATACTATAAATTGGGTTAGCTTTCTTCTTGCTTACTCACAAACACCAAACATATCCTTTGTAATCCACAGCTGATACAACTTAGTTTGTTTTATCAAAACGAGATGAGCTCTAGGCTttgtatgaaaaatatattttttttccattctgTGATACATCTTTGCAAGGTTTCGGTCACACGTTTAGATACAAgatgtataaatatcaactgAATACACTAATAGAAGCATTGTTGTACAAACACGGATCGCTGAAATTTGATTATGAGCTACTGTGCATGATATATCCTAACCTATCATGGTaaattgattatgcaaattactcattaaattaaaaactgCATCAACAAGCTATCACAGGAAGCGTGTGCTTAGTCATCATCAATATAtcttacgtacgtacgtacgtacaagcTTGCATTCTTGATATTGCCTGTGATAATAAATTACGCAAATGTTAAAATCACAAGTTATATCAACAAGGTTTATATGTGTGCCGTGCTATCATTAATATATTTACTCATTACCTAGTTAGTAAAACCTATCAATGTGTaaagtatacatacacataaatatgaGGCTGTCCTAGtctttacatgtactttgttacGATTGCTTTGAAAAATaaaaggttctgacaaactttttttctgtttaaatGTTCTTGTCCTAAATTATCCATTTATTTGGTA is a window of Glandiceps talaboti chromosome 5, keGlaTala1.1, whole genome shotgun sequence DNA encoding:
- the LOC144435538 gene encoding uncharacterized protein LOC144435538 — its product is MNSTDLRPNQTNSSDSAVNKATVDDSQVSVHITDDNDSTEITDHNEPIETPDNNDPEETPDNNNPEKTHDNTDPEGTHDNNDPEETIDNNGPAKTPDNIELAKTADKNNKAESTGNNDLGENTNNNDLAEITNNSDLAETTSKNDSAETTNSDALLPETTVDDEATTHKTDLGEATEKNDPAASTNIDDIAGTTNRDAVVPETTMDEEETTEGSKVSEANTILKSMIKQTEIPDDHHCGSCQMVFPSLSEYVEHKYNVHKQRITFSACQQNPQIILPQLAPINYSQKSQPVLVVMDHMMDDKRNAEKPINKMDYLGVKCAECGRLFRHQAALDKHRQVNHRVYNCGECPKTLSSAGELKKHMRSHISTRPYICGICHKAFKRESVLQIHLLVHSDKRDFICEDCGDGFKTKGSLDRHRRRHTGERPFTCSNCGKGFRESGALTRHMKAPTACQARLTVSLDPVFKPTNPVSTANRAINGSQSIITTRAQARAKQLQEEMIETGTDDGNEVESQENDIENQGNEVESQEMDTTQSGCDSTENERHIIEAAATAAVVTDIQEDNECNSIHQQTPTPDKFLPYQCRACRVVLDSNPALRDHLKSHIGAMPHRCGLCIFATRTRNNLQEHMMVKHGKRLDVTLSRKVTLEDSSNTPMEVNDENNLQAVAESVDDMQSEPTAEQNVEFSTAYQQFLEMQDTTSSFDPEGINIHGYKDTYQCSICDKCFRGKSYLRTHLRKHTGEKPFVCSYCPKRFRCKDFLNKHLLIHTNERRYKCGECGKLYKRITHVKEHLRIHSNERPFTCIHCNKGFKTKTILNTHMKIHNADLSWKCQYCPKAFREKASVIRHERSHTGEKPFKCERCGRAFAEHGTLSRHRRAKIPCKGGDLSVMETAPANVATKISSESDVVTVAASDTDGVTEDSTAAASVLAEFSSVVANTQEYIVNIVESTPEQSTGTSNVEDVIQTVILTESMLSQEQQQQQQQQQQQSEQEEEGEVQRDEHHHIQEEQQHGITHHHEVSVNELESDVAMVTEESGVQEMPHPIAVTDAMNGMMVAMKANHGVRGNEVSIVTTETDENPELETVVIEM